A window of Esox lucius isolate fEsoLuc1 chromosome 18, fEsoLuc1.pri, whole genome shotgun sequence contains these coding sequences:
- the LOC105018056 gene encoding DNA (cytosine-5)-methyltransferase 3A isoform X4: protein MPSNTTALPPSEGPATHVDPCEMAPPTPPEEVDPSPRRKRGRQKLEPLEPEDPNIEGEGGRLRRRPVPRVPFQAGDPFNISRRQREEWISHWNRETESRANHKTEMNVMEDLSDPEFQKEEEPAASLATPPPQQHTDPASPTIAMTPEPVARGHHSTPRESEYQVCVEKLMPLSSFSSTFHQPTYNKQPMYRRAIFEALQVASTRAGRPLPSCDGGDDAEGGGAELQKQNRKLIEWAMTGFLPDGPQSLDPPDEEREQYKNGYPEMWAEPEAAYTPPPPAKRPRKNAAEKHKIREVIDEGTRERLIQEIRQKTRNMEDICISCGSVNVSLEHPLFIGAMCQSCKNCFLECAYQYDDDGYQSYCTICCGGREVLMCGNNNCCRCFCVECVDLLVGEGSASAAIIEDPWDCYMCETRNTHGLLRRRDDWPARLQVFFANNHEQEFEAPRIYPPVAAEMRQPIRVLSLFDGIATGLLVLRDLGIQVDRYVASEVCEDSITVGIVRHHGSIMYVGDVRNVTHKHIQEWGPFDLVIGGSPCNDLSIVNPARKGLFEGTGRLFFEFYRLLHEARPKPEENRPFFWLFENVVAMGISDKRDISRFLECNPVMIDAKEVSAAHRARYFWGNLPGMGRPLTAMVNDKLDLQDCLEHGRTAKFGKVRTITTRSNSVKQGKDQHFPVYMDNKEDILWCTEMERVFGFPVHYTDVSNMSRLSRQRLLGRSWSVPVIRHLFAPLKEYFACN, encoded by the exons ATGCCATCCAACACCACTGCTCTTCCACCATCAGAGGGTCCCGCTACACACGtg GACCCCTGCGAGATGGCACCGCCCACCCCGCCAGAGGAAGTTGACCCCTCCCCTCGCAGGAAACGTGGCCGGCAGAAACTGGAGCCTCTGGAGCCAGAGGACCCAAACATTGAG ggggaAGGCGGGAGGCTCCGCAGAAGGCCTGTTCCCAGGGTGCCGTTTCAGGCCGGAGAtccttttaacatcagcaggagacagagagaagagtggATCAGTCACTGGAATAGAGAG ACTGAGAGCCGGGCCAACCACAAGACAGAGATGAATGTGATGGAGGACCTATCAGATCCAGAGTTTCAGAAGGAGGAAGAGCCAGCAGCTAGTTTAGCCACTCCCCCTCCCCAGCAGCACACTGACCCTGCCTCTCCCACAATCGCCATGACGCCAGAGCCTGTTGCCAGGGGCCACCATTCTACTCCTAGAGAGTCAGAGTACCAG GTATGCGTAGAGAAGTTGATGCCTCTGAGCTCCTTCTCGTCCACTTTCCACCAGCCCACCTACAATAAACAGCCCATGTACAGGAGAGCTATATTTGAAGCCCTAcag GTGGCGAGCACCCGTGCCGgcaggcccctcccctcttgtgatggtggtgatgatgcgGAGGGTGGAGGGGCGGAGCTACAGAAGCAGAACAGGAAGTTGATAGAATGGGCCATGACCGGCTTCCTGCCCGACGGACCTCAGAGTCTGGACCCCCCTGACG aagagagagaacaatatAAGAATGGGTACCCAGAGATGTGGGCGGAGCCAGAAGCAGCTTACACCCCGCCTCCTCCAGCAAAGAGACCTCGTAAGAACGCTGCTGAAAAACACAAGATCAGAGAGGTCATCGATGAGGGCACAAGAG AGAGACTCATCCAAGAGATCCGACAGAAGACAAGGAACATGGAAG atatttGCATCTCCTGTGGCAGCGTCAACGTCTCCCTGGAACATCCTCTCTTCATTGGAGCCATGTGTCAAAGCTGcaag aaCTGTTTCCTGGAGTGTGCGTATCAGTATGATGACGATGGCTACCAGTCCTACTGCACCATCTGCTGTGGAGGACGAGAGGTCCTGATGTGTGGAAACAACAACTGCTgcag ATGTTTCTGTGTGGAGTGTGTTGACCTCCTGGTGGGGGAGGGTTCGGCGTCGGCCGCCATCATAGAGGACCCCTGGGACTGCTACATGTGCGAGACGCGCAACACACACGGGTTGCTACGGCGACGCGACGACTGGCCAGCTCGACTACAGGTGTTCTTCGCTAACAACCACGAACAGGAGTTT GAGGCGCCCAGAATCTACCCGCCTGTGGCGGCTGAGAtgagacagccaatcagagtgctCTCTCTGTTTGACGGCATCGCCACAG gtctctTGGTGCTCAGGGACCTTGGGATACAGGTGGACAGATATGTGGCTTCGGAGGTGTGTGAGGATTCCATCACAGTTGGAATAGTTCGTCACCACGGTTCCATCATGTATGTTGGAGACGTACGCAAcgttacacacaaacac ATCCAGGAATGGGGTCCTTTTGACCTGGTGATTGGAGGGAGTCCCTGTAACGATCTGTCCATTGTAAACCCGGCCAGGAAGGGGCTCTTTG AGGGTACTGGCAGGCTGTTCTTCGAGTTTTACCGTCTGCTTCACGAGGCTCGTCCCAAACCAGAAGAAAACCGCCCCTTCTTCTGGCTGTTCGAGAACGTTGTTGCGATGGGGATAAGCGACAAGAGAGACATCTCTCGCTTCCTTGag TGTAATCCGGTGATGATTGATGCCAAAGAGGTTTCTGCTGCTCACCGCGCCCGGTACTTCTGGGGAAACCTGCCTGGCATGGGACG ACCGCTCACAGCCATGGTGAATGACAAACTCGATCTACAAGACTGTCTGGAGCATGGACGCACAGCCAAG TTTGGGAAAGTGCGGACGATAACGACGCGTTCTAACTCGGTGAAGCAGGGGAAGGACCAACACTTTCCAGTTTACATGGACAACAAGGAGGACATCCTCTGGTGCACTGAGATGGAGAG GGTGTTCGGGTTTCCGGTTCACTACACTGATGTTTCCAACATGAGTCGTCTGTCCCGGCAGCGTCTCCTGGGACGTTCCTGGAGCGTTCCAGTCATCAGACACCTCTTCGCCCCGCTCAAAGAGTACTTTGCCTGCAActag